The Oncorhynchus nerka isolate Pitt River linkage group LG5, Oner_Uvic_2.0, whole genome shotgun sequence nucleotide sequence gtaataatagtagtagtagtagtagtagtcgtagcagtagcaatagtcgtagtagtaggagcagtagtcgaagtaataataatagcagtagtagtagtagtagtagttgtagcagtagtagtagcagtagtagtagtagtagtagtagtagttgtagcagtagtagtagtagtagtaatagtagcagtagcagtagtagtagtagtagtagtagttgtagcagtagtagtagcagtagtagtagtagtaatagtagtaatagtagcagtagtagcagtagtagtagtagcagtagtagtagcagtagctgtagaagtagcagtagtagtagcagtagtagtagcagtagtagcagtagtagtagtagtagcagtagtagtagtagcagtagtagtagtagtagtagcagtagtagtagcagtagtagtagcagtagtagcagtagtagcagtagtagtagtagtagcagtagtagtagtagcagtagtagtagtagtagtagtagtagtagtagtagcagtagcagtagtagtagtagtagtagtagtagcagtagtagcagtagtagtagtagtagcagtagcagtagtagtagtatcagtagtagtagtcgtagtagtagcagtagtagcagtagtagtagtagtagtagtagtagcagtagtagtagtactagtagtagtagtagcagtagtagcagtagtagtagtagtagtagaagcagtagtagcagtagtagcagtagcagtagtagtagtagtagtagtagcagtagtagcagtagtagcagtagcagcagcagtagtagcagtagtagcagtagtagcagtagtagcagtagcagcagcagtagcagtagtagcagtagcagcagcagcagtagcagtagtagcagcagcagcagcagtagtagcagtagtagcagtagtagcagcagtagcagcagtagtagcagtagtagcagcagcagcagcagcagcagcagtagcagcagtagtagcagtagtagcagtagtagcagcagcagcagcagcagcagtagcagtagaagcagtagcagtagtagcagcagtagcagtagcagtagtagtagtagtagtcgtagcagtagtagcagtagtagcagcagtagcagtagcagtagtagcagtagtagcagcagtagcagtagtagcagtagtagtagtagtagcagcagtagcagtagcagtagtagtagtagtagtagtcgtagcagtagtagcagtagtagcagcagcagcagcagcagtagcagtagtagcagcagtagcagtagcagtagtagtagtagcagtagtagcagtattagtagtagtagcagtagtagtagtagtagtagcagtagtagcagtagcaccaCGGGTGCCGGTGGTCATGATATTGATGAAGATAGAAGCTGAGTGATCCACCCTCACCAGGCTATATAACAGCCTGGGGTCATGATATTGATGAAGACTGAAGCtgagtgaccccccccccccctccccctctaaccaggctatataacagCCTGGGGTCATGATATTGATGGAGATTGAAGCTGAGTGATCCCCCCCTCACCAGGCTATATAACAGCCTGGGGTCATGATATTGATGAAGATTGAAGCTGAGTGATCTCCCCCCTCACCAGGCTATATAACAGCCTGGAGGAAACACAAACCACTCGCTTCTTTATTTGTTTATAATGTTAGGCCAGACGGGTGGCCCACTGATGGCAAACAGGCTCACTGCAGTCACGCCAATATGCATAGTTACATTTAGACAATCGACTGCATGTGCTCGTTACAACCCAACTCAGCAAGCAGCTCAATTAGTTTTGAATTGAATGAAAATCCAATACGAAtgccagagggggagagggacatgcacagagatggatggagagagagagagagagagagagagagagagagagagagagagagagagagagagggagacgcacagagatgtagagagagagggagacgcaaagagatggagagagggagacgaacagagatgaaaagagagagagaaagagagagagagagagagagagggggacgcacagagagagagagagagagagagagagagagagagagagagggagagagggagacatagagaTGCAGAGAATAACCTGAAATAATCTCTCCTGAGTGTGTGCGTGGGCGAAGATGTTCCTATATTGAAAACCAAAGTGCTGTTCAGCATCTCCCATGGCGAGTGTCGCTTCTctgtcccttctctgtctctgcctgttggaactagtgcactacatcagCAACAGGGTACCTGCtagaactagtgcactacattggtaAAAGGGTACCTGTtggaactagtgcactacatcagCAACAGGGTACCTGCtagaactagtgcactacattagtaATAGGGTACCTGTTGGAACTAGTGCACTACAACGACAATAGGGTACCTGTTGgtactagtgcactacattggtaATAGGGTACCTGCTGGAACTAGTGCACTACAACGCTACTGGTCACACTCAGGGAGAGGAGACACGTTGTCAAGAAAATGACGTTGTCACAGAGTGTGTgtgaagcagtgtgtgtgtattactggcagactgacagagtgtGTGTAGAAGCaatgtgtgtgtattactggcagactgacagagtgtGTGTAGAAGCaatgtgtgtgtattactggcagactgacagagtgtgtgtgaagcagtgtgtgtgtattactggcagactgacagagtgtGTGTAGAAGCaatgtgtgtgtattactggcagactgacagagtgtgtgtggatcagtgtgtgtgtattactgacagactgacagagtgtgtgtggagcagtgtgtgtgtattactggcagactgacagagtgtgtgtggaccagtgtgtgtgtattacaggCAGACTAATTGAGATGCATTCTGGGCGCAACAACAGTATTCCTCCGGAGTTTGATATGAATACATTTACCAGCTCAGGACCGTATTAGTCAAGTTCAGGAGAGAAAGCTGCTCGAGAGACTAATGACTCTCTCCTGAGAACACCTGGATCCATTCTAAACCCTCCTGAGAACACCTGGATCCATTCTGAACCCTCCTGAGACCACCTGGATCCATTCTGAACCCTATTGAGAACACCTGGATCCTTTCGGAACCCTCCTGAGAACACCTGGATCCATTCTGAACCCTCctgagaacatttacatttacatttaagtcatttagcagacgctcttatccagagcgacttacaaattggtgctttcaccttatgacatccagtggaaacaCCTGGATCCATTCTGAACCCTCCTGAGACTACCTGGATCCATTCTGAACCCTCTTGAGAACACCGGAATCCATTCTGAACCCTCCTGAGACTACCTGGATCCATTCTGAACCCTCCTGAGAACACCTGGATCCATTCTGAACCCTCCTGAGACTACCTGGATCCATTCGGAACCCTCCTGAGAACACCTGGATCCATTCTGAACCCTCCTGAGAACACCTGGATCCATTCTGAACCCTCCTGAGACTACCTGGATCCATTCTGAACCCTCCTGAGAACACCTGGATCCATTCTGAACCCTCCCGAGAACACCTGGATCCATTCTGAACCCTCCCGAGACTACTTGGATCCATTCTGAACCCTCCTGAGAACACCTGGATCCATTCTGAACCCTCCTGAGAACACCTGGATCCATTCTGAACCCTCCTGAGACTACCTGGATCCATTCTGAACCCTCCTGAGAACACCCGGATCCATTCTGAACCctcaaacaaatcaaatcaaatcaaatcaaattttatttgtcacatacacatggttagcagatgttaatgcgagtgtagcgaaatgcttgtgcttctagttccgacaatgcagtgataaccaacaagtaatctaactaacaattccaaaactactgttttATACACAgtgccaatagccagccaacgtctactgaatagaactttcgtattccggtcgcattccgcttcgctccacaggtagtatcatattttcatttcatttcattaaagtcccaacggtgtgatttgtttgatcgtagctagctacatagccgtctttgtttcaaagataattgtgtagtctagagcgattttctaggttagctagccagctattgtcgttctcctaacgcaacgcaacgtaaccaacactgctagctagccagctagcccccgaaaagcagcattgtagaaacttcacactcaacggaacgacttgattagggtagtgtcaacaacgcagctagcctacctcagcagtactgtatcattttaatcattttagtcaattagattcttgctacgtaagcttaactttctgaacattcgagacgtgtagtccacttgtcattccaatctcctctgcattagcgtagcctcttctctagcctgtcaactatgtgtctgtctatccctgttctctcctctctgcacagaccatacaaacgctccacaccgcatggccgcggccacctaatctggtggtcccagcgcacgacccacgtggagttccaggtctccggtagcctctggaactgccgatctgcggccaacaaggcagagttcatctcagcctatgcctccctcagtccctcgacttcttggctctgacggaaacatggatcaccacagacaacaccgctactcctactgctctctcttcgtccgcccacgtgctctcgcacaccccgagagcttctggtcagcggggtggtggcaccgggatcctcatctctcccaagtggtcattctctctttctccccttacccatctgtctatcgcctcctttgaattccatgctgtcacagttaccagccctttcaagcttaacatccttatcatttatcgccctccaggttccctcggagagttcatcaatgagcttgatgccttgataagctcctttcctgaggacggctcacctctcacagttctgggcgactttaacctccccacgtctacctttgactcattcctctctgcctccttctttccactcctctcctcttttgacctcaccctctcaccttcccccctactcacaaggcaggcaatacgctcgacctcatctttactagatgctgttcctccactaacctcattgcaactcccctccaagtctccgaccactaccttgtatccttttccctctcgctctcatccaacacttcccacactgcccctactcggatggtatcgcgccgtcccaaccttcgctctctctccccctactctctcctcttccatcctatcatctcttccctctgctcaaaccttctccaacctatctcctgattctgcctcctcaaccctcctctcctccctttctgcatcctttgactctctatgtcccctatcctccaggccggctcggtcctcccctcccgctccgtggctcgacgactcattgcgagctcacagaacagggctccgggcagccgagcggaaatggaggaaaactcgcctcccctgcggacctggcatcctttcactccctcctctctacattttcctcctctgtctctgctgctaaagccactttctaccactctaaattccaagcatctgcctctaaccctaggaagctctttgccaccttctcctccctcttgaatcctcctccccctccccctcctccctctctgcagatgacttcgtcaaccattttgaaaagaaggtcgacgacatccgatcctcgtttgctaagtcaaacgacaccgctggttctgctcacactgccctaccctgtgctctgacctctttctcccctctctctccaggtgacatctcgcgtcttgtgacggccggccgcccaacaacctgcccgcttgaccctatcccctcctctcttctccagaccatctccggtgaccttctcccttacctcacctcgctcatcaactcatccctgaccgctggctacgtccctcccgtcttcaagagagcgagagttgcaccccttctgaaaaaacctacactcgatccctccgatgtcaacaactacagaccagtatcccttctttcttttctctccaaaactcttgaacgtgccgtccttggccagctctcccgctatctctctcagaatgaccttcttgatccaaatcagtcaggtttcaagactagtcattcaactgagactgctcttctctgtatcacagaggcgctccgcactgctaaagctaactctctctcctctgctctcatccttctagacctatcggctgccttcgatactgtgaaccatcagatcctcctctccaccctctccgagttgggcatctccggcgcggcccacgcttggattgcgtcctacctgacaggtcgctcctaccaggtggcgtggcgagaatccgtctcctcaccacgtgctctcaccactggtgtcccccagggctctgttctaggccctctcctattctcgctatacaccaagtcacttggctctgtcataacctcacatggtctctcctatcattgctatgcagacgacacacaattaatcttctcctttcccccttctgacgaccaggtggcgaatcgcatctctgcatgtctggcagacatatcagtgtggatgacggaccatcacctcaagctgaacctcggcaagacggagctgctcttcctcccggggaaggactgcccgttccatgatctcgccatcacggttgacaactccattgtgtcctcgtcccagagcgctaagaaccttggcgtgatcctggacaacaccctgtcgttctcaaataacatcaaggcggtggcccgttcctgtaggttcatgctctacaacatccgcagagtacgaccctgcctcacacaggaagcggcgcaggtcctaatccaggcacttgtcatctcccgtctggattactgcaactcgctgttggctgggctccctgcctgtgccattaaacccctacaactcatccagaacgccgcagcccgtctggtgttcaaccttcccaagttctctcacgtcaccccgctcctccgctctctccactggcttccagttgaagctcgcatccgctacaagaccatggtgcttgcctacggagctgggaggggaacggcacctcagtacctccaggctctgatcaggccctacacccaaacaagggcactgcgttcatccacctctggcctgctcgcctccctaccactgaggaagtacagttcccgctcagcccagtcaaaactgttcgctgctctggccccccaatggtggaacaaactccctcacgacgccaggacagcggagtcaatcaccaccttccggagacacctgaaaccccacctctttaaggaatacctaggataggataaagtaatccttctcacctccccccttacaagacctagatgcactattgtaaagtggctgttccactggatgtcataaggtgaaagcaccaatttgtaagtcgctctggataagagcgtctgctaaatgacttaaatgtaatgtaaatgtacagtgtaaggggataaggagtATGTACATatggatatatgaatgagtgatggtacagagcagcatacagtagatggtatcgagtacagtatatacatatgagatgagtatgtagacaaagtaaacaaagtggcatagttaaagtggctagtgacataaggatgcagtcgatgatctagagtacagtatatacgtatgcatatgagatgaataatatagggtaagtaacattatataaggtagcattgtttaaagtggctagtcatatatttacatcatttcccatcaattcccattattaaagtggctggagttgggtcagtgtcaatgacagtgtgttggcagcagccactcaatgttagtggtggctgtttaacagtctgatggccttgagatagaagctgtttttcagtctctcggtcccagctttgatgcacctgtactgacctcgccttctggatgatagcggggtgaacaggcagtggttcgggtggttgatgtccttgatgatctttatggccttcctgtaacatcgggtggtgttggtgtcctggagggcaggtagtttgcccccggtgatgcgttgtgcggacctcactaccctctggagagccttacggttgagggcggagcagttgccgtaccaggcggtgatacagcccgccaggatgctctcgattgtgcatctgtagaagtttgtgagtgcttttggtgccaagccgaatttcttcagcctcctgaggttgaagaggtgctgctgcgccttcttcacgacgctgtcagtgtgagtggaccaattcagtttgtctgtgatgtgtatgccgaggaacttaaaacttgctaccctctccactactgttccatcgatgtggataggggggtgttccctctgctgtttcctgaagtccacaatcatctccttagttttgttgacgttgagtgtgaggttattttcctgacaccacactccgagggccctcacctcctccctgtaggccgtctcgtcgttgttggtaatcaagcctaccactgttgtgtcgtccgcaaacttgatgattgagttggaggtgtgcgtggccacgcagtcgtgggtgaacagggagtacaggagagggctcagaacgcacccttgtggggcccccgtgttgaggatcagcggggaggagatgttgttgcctaccctcaccacctgggggccccgtcaggaagtccagtacccagttgcacagggcggggtcgagacccagggtctcgagcttgatgacgagcttggagggtactatggtgttgaatgccgagctgtagtcgatgaacagcattctcacataggtattccttttgtccaggtgggttagggcagtgtgcagtgtggttgagattgcatcgtctgtggacctatttgggcggtaagcaaattggagtgggtctagggtgtcaggtagggtggaggtgatatggtccttgactagtctctcaaagcacttcatgatgacggaagtgagtgctacggggcggtagtcgtttagctcagttaccttagctttcttgggaacaggaacaatggtggccctcttgaagcatgtgggaacagcagactggtatagggattgattgaatatgtccgtaaacacaccggccagctggtctgcgcatgctctgagggcgcggctggggatgccgtctgggcctgcagccttgcgagggttaacacgtttaaatacaCACACCCTCCTGAGAACACCTGGATCCATTCTGAACTCTCACTTAATTTGTTCTTCCTTCCATTCTCTTAGAATTGTTTTCCTTTTTTCTGCACTCTTTCTGCGATGTGACAGTGAGATTAAACGTCCTTGCAAAACTCTGAATTAAGGGGTGATTTTCATTCTAAAACGAAAATCCATTTTCAGTCtcttcaaataaaaaaaaatacaatctgAAATACTTGCAAAGGTTTGTGTGAAgtcagggatgagagagagagagagcgatagacagatAGTGGGTATaaaagctggagagagagggtttgATGCATTCTccagagaaggggagaaagagagaacgatcGTGGGGAGAGAGTGTCCTCTAACAAAAGGAACTCCTTTGATGCAA carries:
- the LOC135571766 gene encoding uncharacterized protein DDB_G0271670-like gives rise to the protein SSSNSSSSSSSSSSSSCSSSSSSSSSSNSSNSSSSSSSSSSSSSSSSCRSSSSSSSSSSSSSSSSSSSSSSSSSSSSSSSSSSSSSSSSSSSSSSSSSSSSSSSSSSSSSSSSSSSSSSSSSSSSSSSSSSSSSSSSSSSSSSISSSSRSSSSSSSSSSSSSSSSSSSTSSSSSSSSSSSSSSRSSSSSSSSSSSSSSSSSSSSSSSSSSSSSSSSSSSSSSSSSSSSSSSSSSSSSSSSSSSSSSSSSSSSSSSSSSSSSSSSSSSSSSSSSSSSSSSSSSSSSSSSSSSSSRSSSSSSSSSSSSSSSSSRSSSSSSSSSSSSSSSSSSSSSSSSSSSSSSSSSSSSSSSSSSRSSSSS